In Sardina pilchardus chromosome 8, fSarPil1.1, whole genome shotgun sequence, a genomic segment contains:
- the kctd10 gene encoding BTB/POZ domain-containing adapter for CUL3-mediated RhoA degradation protein 3 isoform X1: MEEMSGESVVSSAVPAATTRTTSFKGSSPSSKYVKLNVGGALYYTTMQTLTKQDTMLKAMFSGRMEVLTDSEGWILIDRCGKHFGTILNYLRDGVVPLPDNRREVEELLAEAKYYLVQGLVDECQAALQNKEAYEPFCKVPLVTSSKEEQRLIATSNKPTVKLLYNRSNNKYSYTSNSDDNMLKNIELFDKLSLRFNGRVLFIKDVIGDEICCWSFYGQGRKIAEVCCTSIVYATEKKQTKVEFPEARIYEETLNILLYESQDGRGPDNALLEATGGAAGRSHHLDEDEERERIERVRRIHIKRPDDRTHHHQ, encoded by the exons ATG GAAGAGATGTCGGGAGAGAGCGTGGTCAGCTCCGCGGTGCCGGCGGCTACAACACGAACCACCTCGTTCAAAGGCTCGAGTCCCAGCTCCAAATACGTCAAGCTGAACGTGGGGGGAGCGCTATATTACACCACCATGCAGACCCTTACTAAGCAGGACACCATGCTGAAGGCCATGTTCAGTGGGAGGATGGAGGTCCTGACGGACAGTGAAG GCTGGATTCTCATTGACCGGTGCGGGAAGCACTTTGGGACCATCTTGAACTACCTGAGGGATGGCGTGGTGCCTTTGCCAGACAACCGacgggaggtggaggagctccTGGCCGAGGCCAAGTACTACCTGGTGCAGGGGCTGGTGGACGAATGCCAGGCTGCTTTGCAG AACAAAGAGGCATATGAACCTTTCTGCAAAGTCCCCCTGGTCACGTCGTCTAAGGAGGAACAGAGACTCATTGCCACCTCAAATAAG CCGACTGTGAAGCTGTTATACAACAGGAGCAACAACAAATACTCCTATACCAg CAATTCTGACGACAACATGCTGAAGAACATTGAGCTGTTTGATAAGCTCTCTCTGAGATTCAACGGACGTGTCCTGTTCATCAAAGACGTGATCGGCGACGAGATCTGCTGTTGGTCGTTCTACGGGCAGGGCCGCAAAATCGCAGAGGTGTGCTGCACCTCCATCGTCTACGCCACGGAGAAGAAACAGACCAAG gtggAGTTCCCAGAGGCGCGCATCTACGAGGAGACGCTCAACATCCTCCTGTACGAGTCGCAGGACGGCCGCGGGCCGGACAACGCCCTGCTGGAGGCCACGGGGGGCGCCGCCGGCCGCTCCCACCAcctggacgaggacgaggagcgCGAGCGCATCGAGAGGGTGCGGCGCATCCACATCAAACGGCCCGACGACCGCACGCACCACCACCAgtga
- the kctd10 gene encoding BTB/POZ domain-containing adapter for CUL3-mediated RhoA degradation protein 3 isoform X2: protein MSGESVVSSAVPAATTRTTSFKGSSPSSKYVKLNVGGALYYTTMQTLTKQDTMLKAMFSGRMEVLTDSEGWILIDRCGKHFGTILNYLRDGVVPLPDNRREVEELLAEAKYYLVQGLVDECQAALQNKEAYEPFCKVPLVTSSKEEQRLIATSNKPTVKLLYNRSNNKYSYTSNSDDNMLKNIELFDKLSLRFNGRVLFIKDVIGDEICCWSFYGQGRKIAEVCCTSIVYATEKKQTKVEFPEARIYEETLNILLYESQDGRGPDNALLEATGGAAGRSHHLDEDEERERIERVRRIHIKRPDDRTHHHQ from the exons ATGTCGGGAGAGAGCGTGGTCAGCTCCGCGGTGCCGGCGGCTACAACACGAACCACCTCGTTCAAAGGCTCGAGTCCCAGCTCCAAATACGTCAAGCTGAACGTGGGGGGAGCGCTATATTACACCACCATGCAGACCCTTACTAAGCAGGACACCATGCTGAAGGCCATGTTCAGTGGGAGGATGGAGGTCCTGACGGACAGTGAAG GCTGGATTCTCATTGACCGGTGCGGGAAGCACTTTGGGACCATCTTGAACTACCTGAGGGATGGCGTGGTGCCTTTGCCAGACAACCGacgggaggtggaggagctccTGGCCGAGGCCAAGTACTACCTGGTGCAGGGGCTGGTGGACGAATGCCAGGCTGCTTTGCAG AACAAAGAGGCATATGAACCTTTCTGCAAAGTCCCCCTGGTCACGTCGTCTAAGGAGGAACAGAGACTCATTGCCACCTCAAATAAG CCGACTGTGAAGCTGTTATACAACAGGAGCAACAACAAATACTCCTATACCAg CAATTCTGACGACAACATGCTGAAGAACATTGAGCTGTTTGATAAGCTCTCTCTGAGATTCAACGGACGTGTCCTGTTCATCAAAGACGTGATCGGCGACGAGATCTGCTGTTGGTCGTTCTACGGGCAGGGCCGCAAAATCGCAGAGGTGTGCTGCACCTCCATCGTCTACGCCACGGAGAAGAAACAGACCAAG gtggAGTTCCCAGAGGCGCGCATCTACGAGGAGACGCTCAACATCCTCCTGTACGAGTCGCAGGACGGCCGCGGGCCGGACAACGCCCTGCTGGAGGCCACGGGGGGCGCCGCCGGCCGCTCCCACCAcctggacgaggacgaggagcgCGAGCGCATCGAGAGGGTGCGGCGCATCCACATCAAACGGCCCGACGACCGCACGCACCACCACCAgtga